The DNA region ctatgactagtagcgatttaaaggatttacctctatttcccctattgggccccgcccctcctgcccctgggtgatcagagccaaaatttatacaagtactgttccccttcccccaaggatgtttgtggctgattttggttacattccatgccaaactctaggacaagtagctatttaaaggatttacctatttcccctattgggccccgcacctcctgcccccgggggatcagagccaaaatttatacgatcagagccaaaatttatacaagttctgttccccttcccccaaggatgtttgtggccaaatttggttccaatccatgcagaactctatgactagtagcgatttaaaggatttacctctatttcccctattgggccccgcccctcctgcccctgggggatcagagccaaaatttatacaagttctgttccccttcccccaaggatgtttgtggctgattttggttacaatccatgccaaactctaggacaagtagcaatttaaaggatttacctctatttcccctattgggccccgcccctcctgcccccggggggtcagagccaaaatttatacaagttctgttccccttcccccaaggatgtttgtggccaaatttggttccaatccatgcagaactctatgactagtagcgactctatgactagtagcgatttaaagaatttacctctatttcccctattgggccccgcccctcctgcccccggggggtcagagccaaaatttatacaagttctgttccccttcccccaaggatgtttgtggccaaatttggttacatttcattcagaactctatgactagtagcgatttaaaggatttacctctatttcccctattgggccccgcccctcctgcccccggggggccagagccaaaatttatacaagttctgttccccttcccccaaggatgtttgtggccaaatttggttccaatccatgcagaactctatgactagtagcgactctatgactagtagcgatttaaaggatttacctctatttcccctattgggccccgcccctcctgcccccggggggtcagagactcagagccaaaacttatacaagttctgttccccctcccccaaggatgtttgtggccaaatttggttacaatccatgcagaactctaggacaagtagcgatttataggaaatgttgacggacggacggacggacggacggacgacggacgacggacgacggacgccgcgccatgacataagctcaccggcccttcgatgatgtgtattgatttagaaaaatagTCCATTTGAAAACCAATAGAATCGTACATTTCAACATATTtcatgttatcaagtagtctgaaaaattaattgtaagcattgaggtaatttttttttaacttcatagaggtatgaaataaattttgtttgcaaacctttgtgagaatccgctacgcagATTCACACTATTtgcaaaacaaaatttctttcatacctctatgaagttaaaaaatagtaacatcaatgcttaaatacaaTACCAGTGCCCAATGGACTGTTACTCTCATACACATTCTTAACATACCTCCAGAAAAGGAGACTTAATATAAGGAATTCTTGGAATCCGACGTTCCTCATTAGTCTTCCCTCTGCCagaacatttacatatataaacttCTTCATCAGATTCATCTTCTTCATCTTCAAATCCAAAGACATCTGTATAAAAATCTGGATCATACAGCTGCCATCTCATCCCCATGCTATTGCAGCTGTGAACAGAACTGAAAAGAGAAGAATATCATTATATCATAACCATATTATAATTAACACATATCAGAAAGGGTGCTTCAGTATATTAGAGAATCcatttttgctttcttttttTGTCTTCTAAAAAGAAACACTATTCTCTCACATAGATATGAACATCCAAACAATTCAGTAGACTAAGACAGTTAAGTGTAACTTATGACCATGACTTAAAACAGCTGTCACATCAGATACATTTAAAAACAGTCCCAGTTAGAATTaaataggcctacatgtacTCTTCAAGGGACattaatgatatatacatttagatAGATAAACGTTCAAATAGGAacctaaaacatttttaaaatatcttgaTGATATTTACTATATGGATGCACAGAGAACTTTGCACACAGTTAAAGAATACAAGCATAGATGCACTTTTAAGAGAGTTCCATgcttaaaatatctttttatattcTTTACTGAATCTGGTTGTATTTGCTGTTTGCGTAAGATGTTGATGTTCAACCATGAAAACAACTTCTGACAATAAATGAGTCATAGGTTTAAGATGTCACGCTGGAGACCCTTATGGTTCACGTCTTGTAAATGTTGGAAACAAATGTACTTCCGATGATATCTTTTTCACCAGAATTATAACATTCTTGTTAGTAGGCCGACCAAGAATTTTAATGCATGTGCTGCTATACATACTTCTACTGTTTGAAGATGtcatttatattgtacatacaatcaaggacgtatatgagaaggataagtcacactgggttttggggaagtccaaggcaggcgcttttgtgtttgtgcactgaccgtgacgttgggcgacgactgattttcctttgatatccgccggcgcagcctttgatgtagcttgtgggtgcgagggttaccgtcttactttctgaagcggggccgtcatttcatgagctgtcgattatttttaacgaaaatttaagacatatcctttaaatattccgtctttaaagcaagtaatatacgtcgtgaaatttaataaactttacaatggtgtttcgtttgactcgataagacaagtatttgttgagaaaaacggtttttattcccggttcataggcgtctcgcgtggtgtttagtaatgtaaagagacagtcacgaatccttctcacttataaatcctacATACAATGAATTAAGATATAATATCGATACTGATTAACTTTCAataaatttatcaatttatataaaCAGTTCATTTAATTTGTAAACCAATGCTTTAAGGAATCCCTAGACTGTAGGCTAGAACCTTGATTGATGTTGCAACCAACTGTTGATCTAAGGATGGTGACTGCTGATCAGGTAGCTATAGGCTAGCTATATAttcttctctcttttttttaatCCAGAAGCAGGCGCATGTGGCTACAtgtcatttcatgtaagttatGATTTCATCTTATTCGCCACATCTGACATTATCTTCAGTTTGGCGAAATAAGACATTAAAGTAGAAGTAGTAGGAGTCGACGAAGTGTTTCAATATAGGCCTCCTGTAAGTATTTGTTAAGTATGGACGTGCTGGGTGACATGTTATTCCGTAGAATCTGCATGTTTTGGTTTAAGAATCGATTTCGATCGTAAAAGAATAAGCTATGTTTATGTGGGCCACAAATAGGCCTTAAATTAAATTACAGCAGCCCGGAGAAACTGCACGTTACCTTTTGTGTAAGCTAACCAGTCTTTCTTGTCTTTTTGTAACATACACTTCAATTGGTTTATCGCTACTTAAAGAAGCCAATCAAATGAGAGGTTCTATGATTTTGGGAATTTGGACAGGGGAGATCACTCTAGTCTTTGTATCCGGCAATTGCGACGATGGCAACCCCAGCAAGACGACTGAATGTTAGACCCCCGGACAAAGGAAGTTTTCCTCTTGATCACGAAGGTGAAGAACTTCTATACATAATTTCCCCGGTGAAAGTGACATTTCTCTTGGCAGCCACATGTTAACTGGCAGTCGCTTGACCCAATTCGTCCCTGGAGTCTGACGTTACCACAGGCCATAGGCGCTGCcagtctgcatctggttttggaaaaataaaatatcctaccCCTAGTATATAGTAGGGATAggctattttatttttatcaaaccagaagcagacgcctgtgcacAGGCCAGCAGGCGTTTTCTTCTGGTTAGAAAAATATCTATTAACCTActgtcaaggatttataagtgagaaggattcgtgtctgtctctttacactactaaacaccacgcgagacgcttatgaaccgggaataaaaaaccgtttttctcaacaaatacttgtcttatcgagtcaaacgaaacgccaatgtaaagtaaattaaatttcacaacgtttataacttgctttaaagacggaagatttagaagaaatgtcttaaactatcgttaaaaaatacgaccgctcatgaaatggcagcacgcttcagaaagtaagacggtaaccctcgcacccccatgctacatcaaaAGGATgcggcggcggatatcaaaggaaatcagtcgtcgcccaacgtcacggtcagtgcacaaacacaaaagcgcctgcgctgtctttgcccaaaactcagtgtgacttatccttctcatatacgtccttgctactgtctactatatatatatatacgagatagtccaggggtggacatgacgtcagtgatagtaacccctgcatTATCAAAAATGCAAAGTGTTGTGTTCACAAActacattttgattttctaCTTTTCTATTACACTAGTACAGGCCAAACAAGATTCTGACTTTCTGACCCACTAAAGTTATAAGAACGCTATTGGAGGTAGCTAGGTCAGACCACATGTAAGTGGTCATAAGTTGTGAGGTAGGCCTACaatgtagaacgaatatacgtacccggcctactataccttttggctttgtacgaattggtccctatgtgtcgtagtggagcactgcctccgaaaaattcacaatttgtggacttgtcgtatacttttttgtaggtttccaattattttatgcgtatacatgcatttacatattgtttttgtccaaaacaaacataactaccattcttaatatctaccgtaccgttcacaagacgtcaaattcacaatttgtggacttgtcgtataaattcccttcagaaagaccttcatatacatgtattatgtaaaaagtTAATGCCTTGCTGAGAATTTGATAGtttatatggttcagttttattgcctagtaggtaagcgatatcaaacaagtacgataaaatacaAACacacgttttataatggtttgcataatcattactttgctccataagcagtaataggcaccagttatagctctaaagacgacaccattttctttcaaaaagtcttttgagctacaatattgcagctaggtaCGATGTAGCTCATATTCCAACAAACAATAGGATGGGGGGATGGATGGGGCTGGTCTTGGAATTGCTTTCCTGCGCCCCTTAAATGTGAAAATCTTGCAATCCAACCAAATTTGACCCACGTTGACACTTGACAGtatttttatttcctttctTGAAGGCGAATGCAAAAATTCAATGATGAAGTACATGTCATGTTTGAAAGCAAACAAGCAAGAGAATGATAAGTGCAGAATTGAAGCCAAGGAATATCTAGGATGTAGAATGGACAAGTAAGTaaatttctgaaaaaggtacaaCCATATaggtacaaaatattttatttgtaataataaGCATCCAGGGCATGCATATGTTTAAAATGGGCTGCCCAAAACACATGATACAAGATAAAAgtattaacatatttttatgaGATCAAATCCATATCATTTGCatgtaatgtacaatgtacccaAGTTTCATATTTGTTATCAGAATGTTACAGTACCAATTTGTGATTTATGTGCATTTATCTAAAAGGAAAACAAGAGATATAACTTTATGAGTATGTGAACTGATACAATGTAActttatattgatttaaaaatactTTTGATAAAAGTCAAATAGGGTAGGTGACTGTGAGTGTCTGTGTTTCTCTGGTCAGCGTTCGCCCTTATGAGTATGTTAATAGGTAGTAGATTATGACAAATTTATTAGTTTTGTCCATAACCTTAATAAtgcaagattttttttcagaaatctcATGGCAAAAGAAAACTGGACCAAACTGGGATATAAGGATTTAACAGACAAATCAACAGAAACAGTATCTGAGAAAT from Argopecten irradians isolate NY chromosome 5, Ai_NY, whole genome shotgun sequence includes:
- the LOC138322761 gene encoding uncharacterized protein; this translates as MATPARRLNVRPPDKGSFPLDHEGECKNSMMKYMSCLKANKQENDKCRIEAKEYLGCRMDKNLMAKENWTKLGYKDLTDKSTETVSEKS